aaactttAGTTCATAtcctaaataattttataagaaacaTTATTCAACAAAAATTGAAATGTTAATCGTTTTTGACCATTCAATTTTCGttcaaaatcatttataagCATTGATTATAAACTGTCCATCTCTTTTGCTATGGGGGTCGGAGTACGATATATCATTACTATATGTTTTCAGAATAGTAGTCATGTCGCagctatgaaaaaaaataatttgttggAAACTTATGTTCTAACAACGCTTCAAAACTTGGCCTATAATAGGACAACATTTTCTAAATTACTACTCGACTCATTGCTAGAGCATCGGTTATAATATTAGTCAGGGTATATTTCGTATGAATGTCACCAAATAACTTAAGCAGTAGTAGGTAATGCATACATATGCGTTCTATATACACATGAAATACATGCTTGCATATTTGTTCTGCTTCTACTACACATGAAATAGAAAGTAACAAGGCGAGATTTGGTAAAAACATTCCCATGATACTAAAACTCATTAGAGATCTAAAGAAccttttttattctaaatataaaatatacagttCATCATTACAACAAAAACAACTCATGAACCTTTGGCAATAAGTAGAAACTGATTCAACTGAAAAGAGATCGAAAGTggaattaaaaacatattaaaacaaaaggaaaGAGGAGTTGTTACGAGGCGTGAAAGATGCGTTGTTTCTTACTACACACCGACGACAACATCTCAGTATCGTTCACTCTCTTGCTCCCTACGACTTCGGTTCTCGAACTCTCCGGTGAAATGTTGACTCCGAACAGTCTCAAAACCCGACCCGTTTCTACATCCGGTCCGGATCTCGATTTCCACCCAATATATAGCTGTTGATCCTGACCCTCGGATCTGCTGAAACTAACCACATCACCAGCAAGTAGATTCTTCTCCTTAACGAACCGGCTCCAACCTTTGGTTAACACATAGCTTTGGCTACTGTTCCAATACGAGTAACGGAACCTCCACACTTTCCCCGTCACGTCCTCGAAGTTCAGCAGCACTCCTTTAACGGAGACGTTACTAGACGGTAACGGAAAATGTTTCTCCGCGTGGTGTTTCGGTATAACAAGACGGTTTAGCTTCCCAACGTCGCTTGGCGTTACCGCTTTCTCAAACAGAGCCTCCGCTGATCTAAACTCCGTCGTCGAAACGCCGTCGCCGTTCAAAGACGACGTCATCGTCCTAGCCGTGTTTCCGTTACCGTTTCTTCGCCGTTTGCTCTGCTCGAGCTCCTCGCTATACGTATGCTTCCTCAGCATATCGACGATCTCGGCTTTCGAATGAGAACTCAAAAACTCGACCTCTCCGTCGTCGAGCCTCGCCTCTTTGAAGTTCGTGACGGCGTCTCGTCCTCGGAACCTGTAAACCGCCACGTCGTAAGAACGCGCCGCCTCGTCTTCCTCGTTGAAAGTACCTAGCCACACGCGCTGGTGCTTCTCGTAAATCTGAGCTCCCCATCGTCCGTTCGGCTGAGGAACTACGCCTTTGTACTTGGACGACGGAAGCTTCCTCGACTCCGCCTCAACTCCGTTCTCCGAATCTAGCACCACGCTAGATCCGCTTCCCATCCTGTGTAGATTCACCGACGACTTTGCCGACGTCATCGCCGGAGTTTCGCATATGGAACCTGTACAAGTTGTACTCTCGTCTACGCTACTCACTTCCATTgacttcttgatttttttttgttctgtttcttGAAACTTGCTTACGGAAAATAATGGAGAAAcaagaaaatgtattttgagAGATAGTCTGATGTTGTGTGTTTGTGGTGTGTGTATGTATGCGTGTGTACATATATagaaagaaggagagagagtGAAGGGTGGGAAATAAGAAACAGCAAGTGTCACatatgatattattttattgtcactTTTTATTTGGGtaacacataaaaataatatctgTAGAATGCGTGTTTCAGGGGATTAATTATAGTATATGGGCAGGTGTATGGCAAGTAATATGGGTTGTGTGTATGGGTCAACTTAACACACAATGACCCCCAAAGGAAGCGTCGTCGAATATTGAAATAGCTAATACTGCAAATATACTATGATGATTCGCATTTACTTTGGTTACTATATTAGGTCAATGCATGGCTCATTGCGCTGTTAAAATATTATACGTTGTTTTAGTTAGCTGtatgagaaaataaatattagtatatGAACAAATATAGAAATGAATATGTTGTGGGGCTGTGTGCATGGGAAAGTGGGTCCGACGTGTGGACCAGGATTGGATAAAGGGTCCACGTGAAAAATTGACATCCTTTTACCAAAGTTCATCCCCCCTGAGTTTTGATGCTTCtttataaatagtaaaataataatataagagtgttacaaaaaaaagataataatataagaaaaaacaaacaaatagtattagattttattatcGTGCTGAGATTTTGTTGCTGCTAATGTTTATTCTTCAATCTTTTTCAGAAACTTCATACTCCAAAACTGATTTTTATTCTTCAATCTTCGATGATGgtttcttttatattattataaatagttGCTTAGTTAATGATATAAATATGGAAAAATATGTAGAAATACATTCTTAGACTATTTCTAAcggtttactctattttttaccataaaatataataactctataatagagtttgaatTTGATTCAatagcattatattttagagtagaaaataaaaaaatgaacaaaaaaaaataaattactctatatttggaataaacctattttttcactctattatagattgagaaatagagtaccattagagcatttttttactataaactctattttaaagtgaaaaatagagtggagtTGGAGATGTCTTTAGTATCATTTTTATGTTTACTTTAGCCACATTtacttttagtttaaaaaagatatatagAGATTATAGCTCTaaattaactaatctagacttaaagTGTAGATTTGAggagaaaattttgaaagttgaagctcagaattttaataaataaataaacacttaaaatattaaataaattttttaaaatagtttcaattttttttttaatttgaaaaaaaaaactttataaaaaattgaaattgaaatgtATAATTCGAAAGCTgtattaaaaagtttattttttatttttattatttaatttatttaaatagttatatctagaaaataatgatagaAAAGTCTTTTGTCTCTTTAAAAAAACCTCATATTTTATgtatctgtaaaaaaaaaattctaaaaaggtaaatataaaTGATGATACCAAAATTGATGTAAAAATAGAATTTCTCCAAATATGTATATGCACaaaatagaatatttatttatttatttatttatttatttatttatttatttatttatttatttatttatttatttatttatttatttatttatttatttatttatttatttatttatttatttatttatttatttatttatttatttatttatttatttatttatttatttatttatttatttactttatttattttatttatttatttatttatttatttatttatttatttatttatttatatatttatttatttatttatttatttatctatctaTCCTACGTTTCTTTTTATAGAA
This region of Brassica napus cultivar Da-Ae chromosome C5, Da-Ae, whole genome shotgun sequence genomic DNA includes:
- the LOC106396625 gene encoding AP2/ERF and B3 domain-containing transcription factor RAV1-like, which translates into the protein MEVSSVDESTTCTGSICETPAMTSAKSSVNLHRMGSGSSVVLDSENGVEAESRKLPSSKYKGVVPQPNGRWGAQIYEKHQRVWLGTFNEEDEAARSYDVAVYRFRGRDAVTNFKEARLDDGEVEFLSSHSKAEIVDMLRKHTYSEELEQSKRRRNGNGNTARTMTSSLNGDGVSTTEFRSAEALFEKAVTPSDVGKLNRLVIPKHHAEKHFPLPSSNVSVKGVLLNFEDVTGKVWRFRYSYWNSSQSYVLTKGWSRFVKEKNLLAGDVVSFSRSEGQDQQLYIGWKSRSGPDVETGRVLRLFGVNISPESSRTEVVGSKRVNDTEMLSSVCSKKQRIFHAS